The following is a genomic window from Acidisarcina sp..
GATTCTTCAGCGCTTCCGTAAAGAGCCGCGCATGCTCGGTTTCAGTCTTGAGAGCATAGACAAAGGTCTTGATGGCGGCCCCGTTCTTTTCCCCTTTCGCCTCGTCCACAAACGCCGGGTACATGGTGTCGCGCTCGTAGACTTCTCCATTGATGGCGGTTTGCAGATTTTCGCGGGTTGACTTCACATCGGGTGCTTGCACAACGGCTTTCGGCTCGGCACCCATCTGACGGATGACGCGGGCATGATTGGCAGCATGAATCTCCTCCGCCCGCGAGGTTGCGCGGAAGAGGCTGGCAACCTGGCCAAAGCCTTCCGCCTCTGCAGCGGCGGCAAAAGCTGCATAGCGAGCGTGCGCGTTGCTCTCCCCTTCAAAGGCGGTTT
Proteins encoded in this region:
- a CDS encoding rubrerythrin family protein, producing the protein MISAILSCILPAGLIGTAVGTLPTHKTLENLQTAFEGESNAHARYAAFAAAAEAEGFGQVASLFRATSRAEEIHAANHARVIRQMGAEPKAVVQAPDVKSTRENLQTAINGEVYERDTMYPAFVDEAKGEKNGAAIKTFVYALKTETEHARLFTEALKNLDSLRGASKQYFVCSHCGYTVEKLNFLTCIVCGHAKEDYIPVS